From the Candidatus Bathyarchaeota archaeon genome, one window contains:
- a CDS encoding ribbon-helix-helix protein, CopG family yields MSKEQREILGELARRLGASESEILRLAFMNYAKDLSLVKEQVHRTKNDLHG; encoded by the coding sequence TTGAGCAAAGAGCAGCGTGAAATTCTTGGTGAATTGGCGAGGAGGTTGGGTGCTAGTGAAAGTGAGATTTTGCGTTTGGCGTTTATGAATTACGCTAAGGATTTGAGTTTGGTAAAAGAGCAGGTTCACCGCACCAAAAATGACCTTCACGGCTAG
- a CDS encoding DUF2213 domain-containing protein — protein MAWEETEEIIQSGHRSPDEFEQDTFETVMLNEEEGIKAVVGKLKGKAVVEIQSIVFDKSKGWTVQKAQDWFNQSQQTSVTERFCAVFPFEIQEKIAEKPLRIKGVALSAGISRNLNVYLPEELEAFAQKLVGAPMYIEHVAVPFAVGKVTKTTWDGKNLLYEAEVYDEETADKIRRGIIKHVSVGADYETIDVLNGKVPHGLRNAEISLVAVPGIPDANIQIIEKLRLQNAVEPVIAGEYVLGFHQSFDVFLPEHFSTLWLDRESGILALMGKLKSQPETQRVAAVFFSKEKMWDQTKIQDWLRLHPDYMTPVPTTAVAAPAKTPQDRDVVESLLKKPSEPVMRVSEALSLIRGVLPAPLVMRSWSLGPQRMCQELRRVVFDLEKRQSHEVTGSS, from the coding sequence ATGGCATGGGAAGAAACTGAAGAGATTATTCAAAGTGGGCATAGAAGCCCTGACGAGTTTGAGCAGGACACGTTTGAGACGGTCATGTTAAATGAGGAAGAGGGAATCAAAGCGGTGGTTGGTAAGCTAAAAGGCAAAGCCGTCGTGGAGATTCAAAGCATCGTTTTTGACAAATCTAAAGGATGGACTGTGCAAAAAGCCCAAGACTGGTTTAACCAAAGCCAGCAAACATCCGTTACGGAAAGGTTCTGCGCGGTTTTCCCTTTTGAAATCCAAGAAAAAATCGCCGAGAAGCCCTTGCGCATCAAAGGAGTAGCACTAAGCGCGGGGATAAGCCGCAACCTAAACGTGTACCTGCCCGAGGAGCTGGAGGCGTTTGCACAAAAACTAGTTGGCGCCCCCATGTACATCGAGCATGTGGCGGTTCCGTTTGCAGTAGGCAAAGTCACCAAGACCACATGGGATGGCAAAAACCTGCTCTATGAAGCAGAAGTCTATGACGAAGAAACCGCAGATAAAATCCGCAGAGGAATCATAAAACACGTAAGCGTAGGAGCTGACTACGAAACCATCGACGTGTTAAATGGCAAAGTCCCCCATGGACTGCGCAACGCCGAAATAAGCCTAGTTGCTGTGCCTGGAATTCCTGATGCGAACATACAAATCATAGAGAAGCTGCGCCTGCAAAACGCTGTGGAACCTGTGATTGCTGGGGAGTACGTTTTGGGTTTCCATCAGAGCTTTGATGTGTTTTTGCCTGAGCATTTTAGCACACTGTGGCTTGATAGGGAAAGTGGCATCTTGGCGTTGATGGGCAAGCTAAAAAGCCAACCTGAAACACAGCGCGTAGCGGCGGTGTTTTTTTCAAAAGAGAAAATGTGGGATCAAACCAAGATACAGGATTGGCTAAGGCTACACCCTGACTACATGACCCCCGTCCCCACTACAGCAGTAGCGGCGCCTGCAAAGACTCCTCAAGACAGGGATGTTGTTGAGAGCCTGCTAAAGAAGCCCAGTGAACCGGTTATGCGGGTGAGTGAAGCTTTGAGTTTGATTCGGGGGGTTTTGCCTGCGCCTTTGGTTATGCGTAGCTGGAGTTTGGGTCCGCAGCGTATGTGTCAGGAACTGCGCAGGGTTGTTTTTGATCTTGAAAAAAGGCAAAGTCACGAAGTGACCGGGAGTAGCTGA
- a CDS encoding DUF2190 family protein — protein sequence MTDLTGKSWMGIGETDDPNALIESFETAAIVTKGDPVYLSADHKVSPAATAQDCIGIAVKSAALGAQCPVLVKGRVKVRAGGIIRRGKAVYGADASRRVLELADLSVDEAGEETYVIYYNRKLGIALETTAAGGDLLFIQI from the coding sequence ATGACTGATTTAACAGGTAAAAGCTGGATGGGTATAGGTGAAACCGACGACCCCAATGCTTTAATTGAATCCTTTGAAACTGCAGCCATCGTAACTAAGGGTGACCCTGTGTATTTGAGTGCTGACCATAAGGTTTCTCCTGCTGCTACAGCCCAAGACTGCATAGGCATAGCCGTCAAAAGCGCTGCTTTAGGCGCACAGTGCCCCGTACTGGTCAAGGGCAGAGTGAAAGTTAGAGCAGGCGGCATCATACGCAGGGGCAAAGCCGTTTACGGCGCAGACGCCTCACGCCGAGTGCTGGAGCTAGCTGACCTCTCTGTAGACGAAGCAGGCGAAGAAACCTACGTCATCTACTACAATCGCAAACTTGGAATCGCACTTGAAACCACTGCAGCTGGAGGAGATTTGCTGTTTATCCAAATCTAG
- a CDS encoding phage major capsid protein, giving the protein MKPKLFESLIQDEGSFKEHMANLQHKTSVHPFLKRYCEVGVKEGLFSDSIGALGRLHDTLVQAAYPEMIGRSIITVMPTTEAMERFPLDEKAVAYRYAEGAATRLSGKKNTVADVYTSSLAESSEEWTREFLEDATWNVMDVMVDKVGRALGEEETDQILDLYGAVADADLAGGAPIDKGGAFLDWNGAVKLHNAVRSENWKPTVLAVNEVQLHQLLSDDKFINAQYLPAEQTNIEQGSIGNILGMQIHASNLVPNGTAYVVDTRVAAVMLLRRDITVEDWEDIKNGKYGVRATTRFGLGILRSNAIAKMTNIATTLTAPE; this is encoded by the coding sequence ATGAAGCCAAAACTTTTTGAATCTTTGATACAGGACGAAGGCAGCTTCAAGGAACACATGGCGAATCTGCAGCACAAAACTAGTGTGCATCCGTTTTTGAAGCGTTACTGTGAAGTCGGTGTTAAGGAAGGCTTGTTTAGCGACAGCATAGGCGCGCTGGGCAGGCTACATGACACACTGGTGCAGGCGGCTTACCCCGAAATGATAGGCAGAAGCATCATAACCGTCATGCCAACCACCGAAGCCATGGAACGCTTCCCCCTAGACGAAAAAGCAGTAGCATACCGATACGCCGAGGGCGCAGCTACGCGTTTGAGCGGCAAGAAAAACACTGTTGCGGACGTGTACACCAGCAGCTTAGCCGAGTCTTCAGAAGAATGGACCCGCGAGTTCCTAGAGGACGCCACCTGGAACGTCATGGACGTCATGGTCGACAAAGTCGGCAGAGCCCTAGGCGAAGAAGAAACCGACCAAATCCTTGACCTCTACGGCGCAGTTGCAGACGCAGATTTGGCAGGGGGTGCACCCATAGACAAAGGGGGCGCGTTTTTGGATTGGAACGGCGCGGTTAAGCTTCATAATGCAGTGCGAAGTGAAAACTGGAAACCCACTGTTCTTGCGGTAAACGAAGTTCAGCTGCATCAACTGCTTTCAGACGACAAATTCATCAACGCACAGTACCTGCCCGCAGAGCAAACCAACATCGAACAAGGCAGCATAGGCAACATCTTGGGTATGCAAATCCACGCAAGCAACTTGGTACCTAACGGCACAGCCTACGTGGTGGACACAAGGGTTGCAGCTGTTATGCTTTTGCGCAGAGACATAACCGTGGAAGACTGGGAAGACATCAAAAACGGCAAATACGGCGTACGAGCCACCACCCGCTTTGGACTGGGTATTCTGCGAAGCAACGCCATAGCGAAGATGACCAACATCGCAACCACCCTGACCGCACCAGAATAA
- a CDS encoding zinc dependent phospholipase C family protein, giving the protein MPTKTQTATYMGFFLCVVFLASFSCPKTVAWSNGGYSVDPAEPGYGTHDWIAQHALDWLPNQEKQFFTENLAWYLYGTELPDNADAADGLGDTRKHHVYFFVNGSLQDDVAAVRAQEEYVKAQESFEEGNFSAAAMHLGMVAHYVSDVAVFGHVMGAAADWGAEEHHSTYESYVQRRTEVYESEFNAYLTFDGNLTQTSAYDAALTAAYACTFGSENLYNCTYMDASYNWSDPAYKNQTGQALNQAANAVADIMHTFYTQTVIPEFPTTYSLGALILAASILAFTTKKMHSKKHIATKP; this is encoded by the coding sequence ATGCCCACCAAAACTCAGACTGCAACGTACATGGGGTTTTTTCTGTGCGTCGTTTTTTTAGCAAGTTTTAGCTGTCCTAAAACCGTGGCGTGGAGTAATGGCGGCTACAGCGTTGACCCTGCAGAGCCAGGTTATGGGACTCATGACTGGATAGCCCAGCACGCACTGGATTGGCTGCCAAACCAAGAAAAACAGTTCTTTACTGAGAATCTTGCTTGGTACCTGTATGGCACGGAGCTGCCTGATAACGCGGACGCCGCAGACGGCTTGGGGGACACTAGAAAGCATCATGTGTATTTTTTTGTGAACGGTTCACTGCAAGATGATGTAGCAGCGGTTAGAGCCCAAGAAGAGTATGTGAAGGCGCAGGAATCGTTTGAGGAGGGCAATTTTAGCGCGGCGGCTATGCATTTGGGCATGGTGGCTCATTATGTTTCAGATGTGGCAGTTTTTGGGCACGTTATGGGTGCGGCGGCGGATTGGGGTGCAGAAGAGCATCACAGCACATACGAGAGCTACGTGCAACGCCGAACTGAAGTTTACGAAAGCGAATTCAACGCTTACCTAACATTTGACGGCAACCTAACACAGACTTCAGCATACGACGCAGCGTTGACGGCGGCTTATGCCTGCACTTTTGGCTCAGAAAACCTCTACAACTGCACCTACATGGACGCCAGCTACAACTGGAGCGACCCTGCCTACAAAAACCAAACAGGACAAGCCCTAAACCAAGCAGCCAACGCCGTAGCAGACATCATGCACACCTTCTACACCCAAACAGTCATCCCAGAATTCCCCACAACATACAGTCTGGGAGCCCTGATTTTAGCCGCATCCATTTTGGCGTTTACAACAAAGAAAATGCACTCAAAAAAACACATAGCCACTAAACCATAA
- a CDS encoding phage tail tube protein → MPETYSAHESRLYFVDEAVYGETPTDPSMFSVTADSIEPAVNPSNIKLRGIGSIDLQTIKKGLRAPTLKLSYPLPSESPISFLQYAKKELEKSLSIQLLYYKGVFSAATDIISLLYTGCKFQKLQVECSTEDVVKASAELVAQNVSTGTAKLSGANYADYEGAVPFYDSYIKKGATTLERVTDWKFNVENSLKQVSVVRASNGHLLKYLPYRSRSLTGEVVFEFESKEEFDDIINDESFSLEFGLGATNKATFTDCKWENITTPARIEELISLKAGFVAKTFTIT, encoded by the coding sequence ATGCCTGAAACATATAGTGCCCATGAAAGCCGCCTTTACTTTGTGGATGAAGCGGTTTATGGCGAAACCCCAACTGACCCGTCAATGTTTAGCGTTACAGCAGACAGCATAGAGCCAGCGGTGAACCCAAGCAACATCAAACTACGAGGAATAGGCAGCATCGATTTGCAAACCATCAAAAAAGGCCTACGCGCCCCCACCCTAAAACTTTCGTATCCGCTGCCAAGCGAATCCCCCATAAGTTTTTTGCAGTACGCGAAAAAAGAACTAGAAAAATCGCTGAGCATCCAACTGCTATACTACAAAGGAGTCTTCTCTGCCGCCACGGACATCATTTCGTTGCTGTATACGGGATGCAAATTCCAAAAGCTGCAGGTGGAATGCAGCACCGAAGACGTAGTAAAAGCCTCTGCTGAGCTTGTTGCACAAAACGTCTCGACAGGAACCGCTAAACTCTCAGGCGCCAACTACGCAGACTACGAAGGGGCAGTTCCGTTTTATGATAGCTACATCAAAAAAGGCGCCACAACACTTGAGCGTGTGACCGACTGGAAATTCAACGTTGAAAACAGCCTCAAACAAGTCTCGGTAGTTCGAGCCAGCAACGGGCACCTGCTCAAGTACCTCCCGTATAGGAGCCGCAGCCTCACAGGCGAAGTCGTTTTCGAGTTTGAAAGCAAAGAAGAATTCGACGACATCATCAACGATGAATCCTTCAGCTTAGAATTCGGGCTGGGCGCAACCAACAAAGCCACATTCACAGACTGCAAATGGGAAAACATCACCACACCCGCACGCATCGAAGAACTCATCAGCCTAAAAGCAGGCTTTGTCGCCAAAACCTTCACCATCACATAG
- a CDS encoding HK97 gp10 family phage protein: MSVKVSIKLEGAKEFADALSRFDREMQTQVQNKMATWAQTVKTEAARLVPVRTGYLRNSIYARSQDWQVQIGAKAAYAAAVEKGTSNRRTRPFIQPAVQKKLPQLERVLREAIEAAKTGAQL, encoded by the coding sequence ATGAGCGTTAAAGTTAGCATCAAATTGGAGGGCGCTAAAGAGTTCGCGGATGCGCTAAGCCGCTTTGACCGTGAAATGCAAACTCAAGTGCAAAACAAGATGGCAACGTGGGCACAAACCGTCAAAACCGAAGCCGCCCGCTTAGTCCCAGTTCGCACAGGGTATTTGCGAAACAGCATCTACGCGCGCAGTCAAGATTGGCAGGTACAAATCGGAGCAAAAGCAGCCTACGCCGCCGCAGTCGAAAAAGGCACCAGCAACCGCCGCACCCGACCTTTCATCCAGCCCGCCGTCCAAAAAAAGCTGCCCCAGCTTGAGCGTGTTCTGCGTGAAGCCATAGAAGCAGCCAAAACGGGGGCACAACTATGA
- a CDS encoding ribbon-helix-helix domain-containing protein — protein sequence MGQVQLRLPEKTVAEIDNWIAQGKFKSRSDAIKTIIALYEEREKTRQFYTMLNKRSQEAKDHPETLIPIEDI from the coding sequence ATGGGACAAGTTCAACTCAGGCTGCCAGAAAAAACTGTTGCCGAAATCGACAACTGGATAGCCCAAGGCAAATTCAAAAGCCGCAGCGACGCCATAAAAACCATCATAGCCCTCTACGAAGAACGCGAAAAAACCCGCCAATTCTACACCATGCTAAACAAACGCAGCCAAGAAGCAAAAGACCACCCCGAAACCCTAATCCCAATAGAGGACATCTAA
- a CDS encoding type II toxin-antitoxin system RelE/ParE family toxin, whose protein sequence is MPYKILLHPTAAKALKKLDDTNKTRIKKALTDLTLNPTKTGKPLHPSQYYSTRTGNYRAIYQIQPNQNTIIILFIGHRKNIYSDFTKLI, encoded by the coding sequence GTGCCCTACAAAATCCTGCTACACCCCACCGCAGCAAAAGCCCTAAAAAAACTCGACGACACAAACAAAACCCGAATCAAAAAAGCCCTAACCGACCTCACCCTTAATCCCACAAAAACAGGCAAACCCCTACACCCCTCACAATACTACAGCACCCGAACAGGAAACTACCGAGCCATCTACCAAATACAACCAAATCAAAACACCATCATCATACTCTTCATCGGACACCGCAAAAACATATACAGCGACTTCACCAAACTAATCTAA